A window of Burkholderiales bacterium genomic DNA:
CCGCTGCCCGCAGTTCCCGACGACGCTGCCGACGCTCGACGAGCTGATCGGGCTCGACGGCGTCACCGCCACCAACGCGGCCGACCGCCTGCTCCACCTGACCGAGGCCCCGGTCGCGTCCGGCCACGTGTTCACGCTGCACGCGGAACTCGAAGGGATGCGCCTTTCCCCGGTGCTGGAGCAACTGCTGGGCGGGTGGAAGGCGCAGGGCTGGCGGTTGGGGAGCCTGCGGCAGATGCGCGACGCGGTCGAGCCGCTCGCGCTGCCCCGGGCGTACGTCGGGACCGGGACGGTCCCGGGGAGAAGCGGTACGCTCTTCGTGCAGCAGGGCCCGTTTCCGGGCGAGGCCGTGCCGCGCGCCGCCTGAGAAGCTGTGAAAGAACCCTGCATCCCCGCGCGCGGCATCGACGCGTCGCCGCGATCGCATGTGCGCGCGCGGACATTCCCCTCAAGCCCGAATCGAACCGAAGGATCGCCACCATGCTCGGCAAGAAGGTTCCCGACTTCACCGCGGAAGCGACCGCAGGCCCGTTCACGTTGTCCGACCACAAGGGCAGCCCGGTGGTCCTGTACTTCTATCCGAAGGACAACACGCCCGGCTGCACCACCGAAGGCGCCCAGTTCCGCGACCTCCACGGCAAGTTCGCCAAGGCCGGCGCGGTGGTCGCCGGCATCTCGCGCGACTCGATCAAGTCGCACCAGAACTTCGCCGCGAAGATGGGGTTTCCGTTCCCGCTGATCTCGGATGCCGACGAGAAGCTCTGCCAGGCGTTCGACGTCATCAGGATGAAGAACATGTACGGCAAGAAGGTGCGCGGCATCGAGCGCTCGACCTTCCTCGTCGGCGCCGACGGCAAGCTCGCTCGCGAGTGGCGCGGGGTGAGGGTCCCCGGCC
This region includes:
- a CDS encoding peroxiredoxin encodes the protein MATMLGKKVPDFTAEATAGPFTLSDHKGSPVVLYFYPKDNTPGCTTEGAQFRDLHGKFAKAGAVVAGISRDSIKSHQNFAAKMGFPFPLISDADEKLCQAFDVIRMKNMYGKKVRGIERSTFLVGADGKLAREWRGVRVPGHAAEVLAAVEALGKPTR